One genomic segment of candidate division WOR-3 bacterium includes these proteins:
- a CDS encoding T9SS type A sorting domain-containing protein encodes MGIIVFFMLTIYNGPSLIGSRQWDHKIHNINNIEFGITNYGHLGMPCYWPKGSGQGYIFGSGIWVGAIDSITCDTMVTIGYGTHGGESEFVPGLYGQDPGAPCVIIYMYPDPWPAPFDSFPMAPQEPLSDQDSWCCYNDCDSTYHMPNDTKPIGIGVYQTVYVWSDPLLADMVFLKFEIKNVLHKPIKNLYFGYCADCDIGNEAGTNANDICYAIVGKWYVVNGESIWVDNLAFQYQLADEPGWSDVGTIGFDLLQTPFDLQWGQDKDNDGIVDQYERDSIYYWNNVPPSQWDIDNDGVPDWRDPSENPQMGLTAYKRFTLVSDPYYDNQRYLALAGYDYNNGQYVPYDTVVPQPDDQRFLMASGPFQLMPDSSATIILGVMLTYWDRYNHSMPDTEIVLLDHRMQTYWNLNWRLGIHEGSLFSSKVNNLCIKPNPVKDEAMVHFILKEPSYVTLNLYNSLGQLVLNAWNGVKPTGEYNIRIDVRELPSGTYFLVLKSETEITSRRLIVIK; translated from the coding sequence ATGGGTATAATTGTCTTCTTTATGTTAACCATTTATAATGGACCTTCTCTTATTGGGAGTCGGCAATGGGACCATAAGATCCATAACATAAATAATATTGAATTCGGAATAACAAATTATGGACATTTGGGAATGCCCTGTTACTGGCCTAAAGGAAGTGGTCAGGGTTATATTTTTGGCTCAGGGATATGGGTTGGTGCCATTGACTCTATAACCTGCGATACAATGGTGACAATTGGTTATGGAACCCATGGCGGAGAATCTGAATTTGTTCCGGGTTTATACGGACAGGACCCGGGTGCACCTTGTGTAATAATCTATATGTATCCAGACCCCTGGCCCGCACCTTTCGATAGTTTTCCCATGGCTCCACAGGAACCATTATCAGACCAGGATTCCTGGTGTTGTTATAATGATTGTGATTCAACATATCATATGCCAAATGATACAAAACCAATCGGCATTGGAGTCTATCAAACCGTCTATGTCTGGAGTGATCCTTTGCTTGCGGATATGGTGTTTTTGAAATTTGAAATAAAGAATGTGCTGCACAAACCGATTAAGAATCTATATTTCGGATATTGTGCTGATTGTGACATTGGAAATGAGGCAGGGACTAATGCTAATGACATTTGCTATGCAATCGTTGGAAAATGGTATGTAGTAAATGGCGAATCAATCTGGGTTGATAATCTTGCATTTCAGTATCAACTTGCAGATGAACCAGGCTGGAGTGATGTTGGCACAATCGGCTTTGATTTATTGCAGACACCATTTGATTTACAATGGGGGCAGGATAAAGATAACGATGGTATTGTAGACCAGTATGAGCGGGATAGTATTTATTATTGGAATAATGTGCCGCCAAGTCAATGGGATATTGACAACGATGGTGTTCCGGACTGGCGTGATCCATCGGAGAATCCCCAGATGGGATTGACAGCATACAAGAGATTTACCCTGGTAAGCGATCCGTATTATGATAATCAACGATATTTAGCCCTTGCCGGATATGATTATAACAATGGGCAATATGTTCCTTATGATACAGTAGTCCCCCAACCCGATGACCAGCGGTTTTTGATGGCAAGTGGACCGTTCCAGCTGATGCCTGATTCCAGCGCCACCATTATATTGGGAGTTATGTTAACATACTGGGATAGATATAACCATTCAATGCCCGATACCGAAATCGTCCTGCTTGACCACCGAATGCAGACTTATTGGAATTTGAACTGGAGGTTGGGTATTCACGAAGGTTCTTTATTCAGCTCAAAGGTTAATAACCTTTGTATAAAACCGAATCCGGTTAAAGACGAGGCAATGGTACATTTTATTTTAAAAGAACCTTCCTATGTTACTTTAAATCTCTACAATTCATTGGGACAATTAGTACTGAATGCCTGGAATGGTGTTAAACCAACAGGAGAATATAATATAAGAATTGATGTCCGTGAATTGCCATCGGGAACTTATTTTCTTGTATTAAAGTCAGAAACGGAAATTACAAGCAGAAGACTGATCGTGATAAAGTGA